A part of Indicator indicator isolate 239-I01 chromosome 15, UM_Iind_1.1, whole genome shotgun sequence genomic DNA contains:
- the RPN1 gene encoding dolichyl-diphosphooligosaccharide--protein glycosyltransferase subunit 1 has product MAGLLCRLLLCLAAAGTTADLLLEEARRSVDLSTHLAKVSAELSLANAAGGTAASSFLLALEPGLEPRLAYLGVQVKGEEEDENTLEVRETKVKGKSGKFFSVKLPSPLAPGGKVRVSVEMVFTHVLQPYPTHITQSEKQFVVFEGNHYFYSPYLTKTQTTRVKLASRNVESYTKLGNPARAEDTIEYGPFKDIPPYSQDTLKVHYENNSPFLTITSMTRVIEVSHWGNIAVEETVDLKHTGAVLKGPFSRYDYQRQPDSGISSVKSFKTILPAAAQDVYYRDEIGNISTSHLLVLDDSVEMEIRPRFPLFGGWKTHYIIGYNLPSYEYLYNLGDQYALKMRFVDHVFDEQVTDSLTVKIVLPEGAKNIHVDSPYEINRASDELHYTYLDTFGRPVIVAHKSNLVEQHIQDIVVHYTFNKILMLQEPLLVVGAFYILFFTVIVYVRLDFSITKDPAAEARMKVACITEQVLTLVNKRLGLYRHFDEAVNKYKQSRDISTLNSGKKSLETEHKALTNEIASLQSKLKTEGSDLCDKVSEIQKLDSQVKELVLKSSVEAERLVAGKLKKDTYIENEKMHSNKRQDLVTKIDNILDAL; this is encoded by the exons ATGGCGGGGTTGCTGTGccgcctgctcctgtgcctggCGGCTGCTGGGACTACTGCTGacttgctgctggaggaggcgCGACGCTCCGTGGATCTCAGCACCCACCTGGCCAAAGTCTCGGCCGAGCTCAGCCTCGCCAACGCGGCGGGAGGCACAGCCGCGTCCTCTTTCCTGCTGGCGCTGGAGCCGGGCCTGGAGCCCCGCCTGGCCTACCTGGGCGTGCAG gtgaagggtgaggaggaggatgagaacACCTTGGAAGTGAGAGAGACTAAAGTTAAGGGCAAAAG TGGAAAATTCTTCTCTGTGAAGCTGCCATCTCCTTTGGCACCGGGAGGCAAGGTCCGTGTATCTGTTGAAATGGTTTTCACCCATGTCCTGCAGCCATACCCCACCCACATCACCCAAAGCGAGAAGCAGTTTGTGGTCTTTGAAGGAAATCACTATTTCTACTCCCCGTACTTGACCAAGACCCAAACAACCCGGGTCAAATTGGCCTCTAGGAACGTGGAGAGTTACACCAAGTTGGGCAACCCTGCCCGCGCCGAAGACACGATTGAGTATGGCCCCTTCAAGGACATTCCTCCATACAGCCAG GACACACTGAAGGTACACTATGAAAATAACAGTCCATTCCTGACCATCACCAGTATGACCCGAGTCATCGAGGTGTCTCACTGGGGGAACATTGCAGTTGAAGAGACAGTTGATTTAAAGCACACAGGAGCAGTGCTAAAAGGGCCTTTCTCCAGATATGACTACCAAAGACAGCCAGACAGTGGGATCTCTTCTGTCAAGTCTTTTAAG ACCattctcccagctgctgctcaggacgTCTATTACCGCGATGAAATCGGAAACATCTCTACCAGCCACCTCCTTGTCCTGGATGACTCCGTGGAGATGGAGATCCGACCCCGCTTCCCACTTTTTGGGGGCTGGAAAACCCATTACATCATTGGCTATAACCTGCCAAGCTATGAATACCTCTACAATCTCG GTGATCAGTATGCCCTGAAAATGAGGTTTGTGGACCATGTGTTTGATGAGCAAGTTACAGACTCTCTGACTGTCAAGATTGTCCTGCCAGAAGGTGCCAA GAACATCCATGTGGACAGCCCCTATGAAATCAATCGTGCTTCAGATGAGCTTCACTACACATATCTGGACACTTTTGGACGTCCAGTTATTGTGGCACACAAGAGCAATCTGGTGGAGCAGCACATCCAAGACATTGTG GTTCATTACACCTTCAACAAAATCTTGATGCTGCAGGAGCCTCTATTGGTGGTTGGAGCCTTTTACATCTTGTTCTTCACTGTGATTGTCTATGTGAGGCTGGATTTCTCCATCACAAAG GATCCAGCTGCTGAAGCTAGAATGAAGGTTGCCTGCATCACAGAGCAAGTGCTTACTCTGGTGAACAAGAGGCTTGGGCTGTACCGTCACTTTGATGAAGCAGTGAACAAATACAAGCAGTCACGGGACATCTCCACCCTGAACAGTGGCAAAAAGTCTTTGGAGACTGAGCACAAGGCCCTGACAAATGAAATAGCCTCTCTGCAGTCCAAACTTAAGACAGAAGGCTCTGACTTATGTGATAAA GTAAGTGAGATTCAGAAACTCGACAGCCAAGTCAAGGAGCTTGTTCTGAAGTCCTCAGTTGAGGCTGAGCGGCTGGTAGCTGGCAAGCTCAAGAAGGACACATACATTGAGAATGAGAAGATGCATTCCAACAAGCGCCAGGACCTGGTCACCAAAATCGACAACATCCTCGACGCACTGTAA